The window GGCATTGATTGCTCGGCTTTCACAAAAGAACTTTACGAAAAGGTTTTTAACCTGGATATCAAACGCAATTCGCGCGATATTTTTAGCATGGTTACCCCCGTTGCTAAAGATGATCTGAAAGAAGGCGACCTGATGTTCTTTAAAATACACAGCCGTAGTATTACCCACGTTGGTATTTACCTGGGCAGCGGGCGTTTTGCGCATGCGTCATCAAAAGGTGTCGCCATCAGCAATATCGATGATAGCTACTACAGCCGTTATTTTTACAGGGGTGGACGTATGTTGGCATCCTTCAAAAACGAACTTACCTCGGGCCCGTCTGCCGAGGATAAAAACACGAATAACTAAAACTAAAACCCGATACAAATGAAAAATCCTTCCCTGAAAAGTGGAAGGATTTTTTTTATGCCCGTTTTTATTTTGCGGTATCGGCTGTATTACGTACCAGGCTTATCCCTGTAAAGAAGAATATTAAACCAATAAGGCCTACCACTACCAGGGTGGTCATTTGTCCTGTATGCTGTACAATCTCTACTCCTGTGTAGATCACACCGATAATACCTAACACAGTAAGTATTGCTCCGAAGGTTCGTTTTAAGTTCATAATGCAGTTTATTTGAATTTGCTATTTTAATTAAGCAAATTGTACTCCAAATAATTATCTATATTTAATTATCTAAATAAACCCCTTTTATGGAATCATATGTCCCCTTATTAATTATCGTTTTTATAGCCCTTATTATCCTGTCGACTTCGTTTGTAACTATCAGGCAAGGTACGGTTGGTGTTATTACCGTGTTTGGCAAATATCGCCGTGTATTAATGCCGGGCTTAAATTTTAAGGTGCCTTTTATAGAACAGATATATGCCCGTATCTCTATCCAGAACCGCTCCGTCGAACTGGAGTTCCAGGCCGTAACTGTCGATCAGGCTAATGTATACTTTAAGGCCATGCTGCTATATTCGGTTTTAGACCAGCAGGAAGAAACCATTAAAAATGTAGCCTTTAAGTTTGTTGATGACCGCAACCTGATGCAGGCGCTGATACGCACCGTTGAAGGGTCTATCAGGGCCTTTGTAGCTACCAAACGCCAATCGGATGTGCTGATACTTCGCCGCGATATTGTGGAGCATGTAAAAGAGCAATTAGACCAGATACTGGAAAGCTGGGGTTATCACCTGCAGGATCTGCAGCTGAACGATATTACGTTTGACGACGTTATTATGAAATCGATGAGCCAGGTAGTTGCATCGAACAACCTGAAAGCTGCAGCCGAGAATGAAGGCCAGGCCTTACTGATCACCAAAACCAAAGGCGCCGAAGCTGAAGGTAACGCCATTAAAATTGCCGCCGAGGCCGAACGCCAGGCCGCCCAGCTGCGCGGACAAGGTATTGCCTTATTCCGCGAGGAAGTAGCTAAGGGTATGACCGTTGCCGCTAAAGAAATGCAGGAAGCCAATATGGATACCTCGGTTATCCTGTTTACCATGTGGACGGAAGCCATTAAACACTTCTCTGAAAACTCGCAGGGTAATGTGATATTCCTTGATGGTTCTGCCGATAGCATGCAGCGCACCATGAAGGAAATGATGAGTCTTGACCAGCTACACGTAGATAGATTGGGTAAGAAGAAGTAAGATACTTTGCAAAAAATTTAAAAACAAGGAAGCCGCTCAATTGAGCGGCTTTCCTTGCCTTATAGTAATCTTAGAAACTATTCCTTTTCGGTGCTGGCTTCCTGGTTTATCCAGCTTTCGGCAATTTGAGTAAGCAATTCATCGCAGGTTTTTTCTTCTTTCAGCGTAGCTTCCAGTAGGTCTGCCGCTTCATTGTACCCTAAAGTAAGGGCTAATGTGCGCAGGGTACCGTACGAGGCTATTTCATAATGCTCAACTTTTTGTGCAGATGAGATAAGGCCGGCATCGCGGGTTATGCTGCCATCCTCAGTGTCCTTAATAATTTCCTGGCCTTCTTCAATCAGGCCTTCCATAGCAGGGCATTTTTTAGCTGCCGCTTTTTCACCTATCGATTCAAAAACATCTTCAAGGCGGGTAATATGGTTTTCTGTTTCCCCCCGGTGGTTTTCAATGGCCTGCCTCAACTCATCAGATGTAGCAGCTTTTGCCATTTTAACCAAAGCTTTTGCCAGGTGTTTTTCCGCCCAATAAATATCTTTTAATTCGTCTAAAAATAATTCGTTTAATGCCGACTCCTGTACCTCGGTAGTTGTTTCCGGCTGTGATGATTTTGTTCTCATGTTCTTCTGTTTTAAATTTTCGATGTATGAGAATAACCATTTGAAAAACTTTAAGTTTTTATTTTTTCTTAAAAATCAATAATATAACTTAAAATGATATTTATGCACCCTTTTTGGCACTCAAGCTCTGCATTAACTGATCGTACAGGTCATCACTTTTAGTTTTATGCGGTTTAAGTTTTTTAATGGTAGGTCTTTTCCCTTTGGCTTTGGCGTGGATGATCTTCAGCAACTCATCATGGTAATCATCCTTAAATTTCGAGACGTCAAATTTTTCGGAATACTGGTTAATAAGCGCTAAACCCATGTCCAGTTCCTTTTTGGTTACCTCTACACTTTTGGGGACGTTCAAATCCTCGGTACTGCGTATTTCCTGGGCAAAGCGTATCCGGGTAATCACCATTACATTATTTACAGGGTGCACAATACACAGGTTCTCGGTACTACGCAATACAAACCGGGCCAGTCCGGCTTTTTTTGATTTGGTCATAGCCTGCATTAGCAGTGCATAGGCTTTGTTGCTTTTTGTATCCGGCTCGGCATAGTACGATGTTTCGTAATACATCGGGTTTACTTCATCAATATTTACAAAGCTTTCAATCTCAATATTCTTGCTTTTCTCGGGGCTGGCATCCTCAAAATCGCGTTCTTCCAGTATCACATAGTCATCGTCCATTTTATAACCTTTCACAATTTTTTCGTAGGGCACTTCCTTATGGGTGTGTTCATTCACGCGTTGAAAGCGTATACGTGAGTGGTCGCGACTATCCAGCATATCCAAATCGAGCGAGCTTTTTTGCACCGCCGAATACAATTTAACGGGTATGCTTACCAGGCCAAACCCTATGGAGCCTTTCCAGATCGATCTCATAATACGCTGATTTTGATTAATTATAACCAATAAAACAGTGAAAGGGTTTTTCGTTATGGATAGCGATATTAAATAAAATTTGTATCCCGGTTTATAATGGGTTCAGGCCATTGGGATTATTAGCCTGGCTATCGTCTTTTATTTCTGTCCCATTGTTTTTTGGGTTGGCCGAATTATCCTCCCCCAGCTGAAGAAGTATAGCGTTCCAATGCTCATTGACCATCTTTTTGGTAACGGCAGGCTGCAAAAATTGTATGTCCAGATCTTTCGAAGGATCTAAGGGATGTTTATGCATAACCTTAAGACAAAAAATACCAGCAATTATACTCAATTCCTGTTGTGAAGGTCAAGTAAGCTGATCAACTCATTAATTTACTGAAAAAAGAAAGGTGCCAAAGGCGGGCTGATCACGGTCAAAGCCTTCGGGCCCAACCTTATCTATCACCTGTTTTGTATAGGGCATTTTTAAACCTTTGCGTATCACATAATGATGATAGGCCATGTAGTAAATAGGGATGAACCTGCCACGCCCTTTTGCAGAGATGGTTGTCCAGTCACTGTATTTACCCGTAATATCATGCCATGTGGTAAAAGGGACACCATCGTCGCCAAGATTATATCTTGCCACATATTCAAACCCTTTTAACAAGCGGTTTTCCAGTGCAGCGTACAGATCATCACCTTGTTGCCAGGCTTCTTCGCAGGTGGTGGCTAAGGCTCCAATACCTAACTGACTATGGCCCTGGTCCCTTCCGCTTTCCTGTAATTGCCCGGTCTTGCCACTGATATAATTTTTTAACGAGCCATTATCGTTACCATTATAATAAAAATCGATCGCCTTATTATACATGGGCCGATTGTCCAGAAATATGGCTGCGGCTATATAGGCTTTAGTTACAATGGCGCCCCAGTTTCCGTTGGTATAAGGTTTAGTATTATAAAACCCATCCATAACTGGTAAAAAAACAGTTGTGATCATGCTTGTGATCTTTGCCAGTTGCACTGCATCCATATCCTTGTAGGTATAATGCAAAACCTCAGCTGTATAAATTATTTTAAAGCCTTCCAGGCCTGCCAGCAAAGGTGAATCATTTGTTGAGGGTATTGTTTTTAGCGTGTCGGCATATGCCTCCAGAATATGGAGTGATGTTTTAGCATGTGCTTTGTCACCGGTAACCATCCACATAATGGCATTTAAATATGCCGCGCTGAAATCGGCCTCCATTTTAGGTTTGGTCCAGGCATATTCACCATCCCTCGCAATAACTTTATAGGGTCCGTTCATCCGGTAATTTGCCGCGGCCGCGGGGTTCGATCTTAACAACAGGTAAGAGCTATAGCCGGGTTCAATTTTATGATCGACCGTTTTTTTTAACTGACCGAATTCTTTAAAAGTATGTAATACCCCCGGATGAATAAATGTTTTTGTTTGCGCTGTTGCGTAGATTGATAAAAAGCAGCAAAACCAAAGCACAGCGCCTGCCGCAAATATTTTTTTCGTCATTGCTATCATCACGTTATTTAATTTATTGGTGTTCATTTGGGCAGATAATTACTGCCTGGCCGCTCTTTTCGGCTATATCAACAACAAGCTGGTCTTTTGATGTCACCTTCCGGGTGCTGATCCTTATGCCGTTTTTACCATCATCCTCGTAAATGGTCGCGGTATAAGTAAAGTGCTTTTTTAAAAAGTTTAGGTTAAGATGCGTCGTCAGGGGCGTTAACCCTGATGCGCTGCCTAAATACCATACATCTTTTTTACGCCGTGCTACACTTATAGATTTCCCGATCTCGCCCTGAAGGTAGTGCGACTCGTCCCATACCGTCGGGACCGATTTAAAAAATCCCAGGTCCGGATCGTCGGTATTATAATCCTGCGGCTTGCCATACCAAAATATAGCCTGTAAAGGATCAAAGTAAACCACAGTTAATGCCAGTTGTTGTGCTTTACTTACTTTTAAATTTTTACTAAAGGCGTTTGTGGCGTTTGGATAGCAAAATGTAAAATCGGCAGGGCCTGCTAAATAACGTGTGTAGGGCAACACAGTGTTATGAAAGGCATCAGGGCTGTTTTCATCACCGCGAATACCTTCCTGCGATAATTGGTAGGGGTACCTGCGGCTTAGTCCGGTAGGTTTGTAATGGTCATGTACATTAAGTATAAAACCATAATCATTTACCTTTTGCATGGCCGAATCCAGCCAGGAAAGCCCTTTTTGAGTGCCGCCATCTACAAATCCGAATTTCAAGCCGCTTACACCCCATTTTTTATAAAGGGGCAAAATAGTATCCAGCTTGGCTTTCAGCCCCACGTAATTAACATATAGTATAACGCCTATGCCTTTAGACTGACCATAAGCAATCACTTTTGGAAGATCCAGTTCCGGAATGGTTTGGGTTGGGTCGGAAGTTGTACGGAATTCTGCACCATACCAGCCTGCATCAAACATAATGTATTGAAAATTCATTCTTTTGGCCAGTTCAATCCCGTCTAACCCGCCCTGGGTATTTACAGGTACCCTGAAAACTTTTCCGGGTTTAACATTAACCGGAGGGGCGTCCGTTAATGGTTCTGTCAATTTTAAATTAAGCTCGCTAAACGCGTGCAGGCCAATGGCCGTCCCGGTACAGCTAATCGTCCGCCAGGGTGTAATCAGGCTATCCCGGAATTCCACTTGAGTATCTTTGTTTACAGCTTTAATTTCATTGTTCCGATAAATCGTATCTGTATAAAAATCAAAACGAAGGCTATTGGGTTTTGGCCCTTTAATTAATACGCATTTGGTGTAATTACGGTTTTCTGCTTCGCCTATGCTCAGATAAAGCGGTTGGCCGGAAACAAGTGTAGCGGGCATATCGCAAATTCCCGGCAGGTCATTTAAACGTACCGGGCGGAAAATAGACTCCTCGTGATATTGGTAGATCTCATAAATGTCAGACAGGTTGAACTCCGTTAACTCTTTTTTTAACTTTACTATGCCTTTGCCTATGTCCCTGCAAATGTAACGAAAGGCGAAACTGCCATTGTAAGCGCGCATAACTACATCAAACCTGGCGTTTATTGATGAACAGTGCAACACTAACTGCTGGTAATGGTTATCAATTTTGCTATCTTCACCCAGTGGCCAGTCAAAACTTTTTTTATGATCAGTTTTTACCTGGCTTTTGATCTTAATCCCTTTCGACAATTCCGGCCCGTTCGTCTCTAAGCCCAGGGCCGACCATTCAGCCACCCCGTGCCCGTTAAACTTCATTTGATAGGCCAGTTGCCCGGTCTCAGTTATTTTTAATTCAATTTTAGTTTGATGATCGGGAGATTCCAGCCGGGCAGCGGCTTTAGTTTGTGCCAGTAAACTTGAATAAGTCCCAGCTAATAATAAGCTTGCCAACAATAACTGGTAACATATTTTACGCTTCATTTTTTTCCTATCGTTTATATTTTCGGCCGCTTGTTATTCCAAACAGATAATGCAAAGACAGCAGATGAGTTGTTTTATACTCTGGATAGCCCCTTATAACAAACATATTATTATTTATCTAAGATAATTAAAGGCGCCCATCCCGGAATTACACGCTATATAGGATAATAATTGTTCATCAGCTGAAATGATTAAACTGCAACGTCATTCATATTGGCCTATGTCCCTAATAGGGGACAATAAAAAAAATGCCGTCTGTGAAAGCAGACGGCATTTGTAGATTGGTTTACCAGCCCGGATTTTGCTTCAGTTGCGGGTTTAAAGCTATCTCCGTAGTTGGAATTGGATACAGATAATTTTTTTCGGTGAATGACCGTGCAGTTTGATCGAGTATCAGGTTGCCATTCGAGTCCAGCGCATTAGAAGGCTTGGGGCTGAGCGCATTTGGCCCTAACTCGGCTTGTGTGCCTTTGTAGCGGATACTTACAGGCCATGGACTGATAAAACCAGCCACATTGCCATAGGCGGTACCCCCTGTATTGCTAACCAAATCGGTTGTGGCACTATGCCAGCGCTTAATGTCATCGAACCGGAAATTCTCGAAATATAATTCCACAAAACGCTCGCGTCTGATTTCTGTCCGCATATCCAGTCCGTTAGCCGATACGAAAGCATTGGTTAGGGGTGGCATCCCATTTTTTTGATTCGCCCGTAAACGCACCAGATTCAATGATTTATTTAGGTCAGCATCGGTGATAGTCCCATTACGTTCATAAACGGCTTCTGCATAATTTAACAACACTTCTGCATAACGGATAACGGGATAATCTTCAGATTCTTTTTGGTCGGGAACGGCTCTTTCAGACATCCATTTTTGATTCCCATAACCACCTACCTGCGTAACCTGGCCAAGCGAGCTCGCGCGGTCTGGCGCATCATTTAACCAGGTAACACGCGGATTGAAGGCGCCATACCAATAATACATCCCATAAACTTTAATGGAATATCTAAGTCGGTTGTCGCGATTGGCGAACTGGGAACCATACGTAGCGTACCCTTGAAATTTGGGCGATTTCTCGATAGGTAACCCATCGGTACAAACAGGGGCGTTCACCCATTTCTGCTGCGGGCCAATGGCATTACCCATCCGGCTTACACTCACATTAATCGGTTTCAGCACATCATCATAACGGTAGGATAGGACATACTCATGATTAGCCGCTTTAGTGATACTGGCAGGATTTGACTTGGGATTTTCCAGAATGAACATATATTTCATGGCCGAATCGCCCAACGCTACACTATTCCCTCCACCCAATGCATCATTTGCCGCTGTACCAAACAGCGCATACTGGTTGGTGGTCATTACGGAGTTCGATGCCGCTATAGATTTATCAAACAAGGCGTTATAGCGCGTGGCGTCGCCATTTCTGAATTTTTGCCAGGTCGCCTCGTAAAGTGTAACCCTTCCCAAAAATGCCTGCGCGGCAGCTTTGGTCAGCCGTCCATAATCCGCAGAGCTGGGGGCAATTGTGGCAGGCAAATTTGCGGCTGCTGCCTCCAGGTCGGCAATGATCTGATCAACTACTGCATCCCTGGTAGCACGCGGCCCATACAGGGAAGGATCATCCAGGGCCAGCAATTTGGTTACCACCGGCACTTCACCGTAAAGCTGTAAAAGGTCAAAGTAGCAATACGCCCTAAAAAATTTGGCCTCGGCCACATAAGCGGCAATGTCCGCAGCATTTGCATAATTGGCGGCGCGGTCAAGCAGGTAATTGCAGTTGCGGATCCGGGAATAATTAGAGTTCCAGTTTCCGTCTGTTGTCACAAGGGTGTTTGTACCGGCCCCGAATGCGCCGCCACCGCCGAAGATATCGGCGCGGCCATCGTAATGGGGATTATCGGTCATTAACTGGCCAAAATTACGGAGGTAGCCATAATATTGATTTGCAAAAGTTTTGAAGTCGGATGGTTTCTGCCAGTAAGCGGCATCGGACAACTGGTCCAGCGGCTTCAGGTCCAATGATTTTTTACAAGCCAATTGAACTGAAATTAGTGTGGCCAGTAAAAATGTTATTTTGAGTTTATTATGATTTTTCATGTAATCAGGAATTAAAATGTGATGTTAGCACCCAGGGTCAAATACCGGTAAAACGGATATCGTTCATTACCACTGGCAGTTCTCGTAGTTTCGGGGTCCCACCCGTCGTGGATTGCTGATACTTCCCATAGGTCGCTTCCGGAAATGTAGAACCGAACAGAACTTAATGCTTTTGTCCGCTGCAATAACGCCTTGGGAAGGCTGTAACCTATCACAAGGTTTTTTAACCGCAGATAAGCGCCGTTCTCCACCGACCAGGTAGATGCCTGATAGTTATAATTGTTAATGGCATTATTGTTAGCTGAATGGAGATTAGGATAGTAAGCGCTTGGATTTTCCGGCGACCAAACGTTTCCTACCCAACTGGTGGTTTGCATTTGGTTGATGGAAGTAAAAGGAACACGCCAGTTATTGGCGCTGCCTGCACGGAAAATAGTACGCTTTCCAACGCCTTGCAAAATGGCAAAGAAATCAAAACCATTCCATTGGGCACCCAGGTTCAGACCATATGCATAGCGCGGAACATCGGACCCTAAGTAAACAAAGTCGCCCATGTCTTTGGTCGAAGTGCCTGCGGTAAGTTTACCGTCCCCATTCACATCCGCAAAAGAATTGTCGCCGGGGCGCAGACCGGAAAACTGACCTGCCGGATTAGCCAGGGGTGTGGCAGCAGGCAATCCTATGGTATTACCGGTATAAAATTTATTGTAAGCATCTACCTGACTTTGACTCTGTAGCTTGCCATCGTATTTTAGGCCAAAATAAGAGCCCAGCGGATAGCCTTCTACCGTAGCATTGTAGCCGCTGGCAATGAGAGGCACACCGTTATAATAAATCAACTTGTTCTGGCTGTCTGTAATATTTCCCGCGATTGAGAAACTAACTTTGCCTATATGATCGCGATAAGTCAACTGTCCTTCCCAGCCCCAGGTTTTTAGATTGCCATTGTTGCTGGCAGGAGCTGCTGCCCCCAGGGTGCCCGGATAAGTTACCTGGATCAGCATATTATCATTCCGGTTTTGGAAAACTTCAAAAGTGCCGCTTAATTTATTTTTCAGTATAGCGAAGTCGACACCAAGGTTCGCTTTTTTTACAGTTTCCCAGGTACGGTCAAGCGATACGAGCGAACCGGTGGTGGTTACCTGTGAGGCAATTGTGGATCCCAACAAACTACCGCTGCTTCCACCATTCAAAGACTGGAGATAATCGTAGCGCCCGATACCCGTTTGGTTACCTGAAGTACCGTAGCTTACCCTCAATTTCAGGTCATCAAAAAAGTTCAGCTTCTTGATCAAACCCTCTTCTGATAAACGCCAGGCTGCAGAGGCACCATAAAAGGCCTTCCACCTTTTATAATCTATAAGACGTGAGGAACCGTCATAGCGTCCTATAGCTTCAAGCATATATTTTCCTTTGTAATTATAGGTAAAACGCCCGAAGTAAGAACCTAAGGCTGTATGGTACCTTTCTTCACCATCAGTAACATAACCGGCAGTTCCGCTGCTGAGCCCGAGGCCCAATGCAGGAATATCATCACTAAGCAAATTAAAGGTGCGGGCGTTAAACATATCGTATTCATCGCGTTCATACGATGTGCCGGCCATCAGCATTACATTGTGTACCTTGTTAAAGGTATTGGTATA of the Mucilaginibacter boryungensis genome contains:
- a CDS encoding RagB/SusD family nutrient uptake outer membrane protein; its protein translation is MKNHNKLKITFLLATLISVQLACKKSLDLKPLDQLSDAAYWQKPSDFKTFANQYYGYLRNFGQLMTDNPHYDGRADIFGGGGAFGAGTNTLVTTDGNWNSNYSRIRNCNYLLDRAANYANAADIAAYVAEAKFFRAYCYFDLLQLYGEVPVVTKLLALDDPSLYGPRATRDAVVDQIIADLEAAAANLPATIAPSSADYGRLTKAAAQAFLGRVTLYEATWQKFRNGDATRYNALFDKSIAASNSVMTTNQYALFGTAANDALGGGNSVALGDSAMKYMFILENPKSNPASITKAANHEYVLSYRYDDVLKPINVSVSRMGNAIGPQQKWVNAPVCTDGLPIEKSPKFQGYATYGSQFANRDNRLRYSIKVYGMYYWYGAFNPRVTWLNDAPDRASSLGQVTQVGGYGNQKWMSERAVPDQKESEDYPVIRYAEVLLNYAEAVYERNGTITDADLNKSLNLVRLRANQKNGMPPLTNAFVSANGLDMRTEIRRERFVELYFENFRFDDIKRWHSATTDLVSNTGGTAYGNVAGFISPWPVSIRYKGTQAELGPNALSPKPSNALDSNGNLILDQTARSFTEKNYLYPIPTTEIALNPQLKQNPGW
- a CDS encoding glycoside hydrolase family 97 protein, whose translation is MKRKICYQLLLASLLLAGTYSSLLAQTKAAARLESPDHQTKIELKITETGQLAYQMKFNGHGVAEWSALGLETNGPELSKGIKIKSQVKTDHKKSFDWPLGEDSKIDNHYQQLVLHCSSINARFDVVMRAYNGSFAFRYICRDIGKGIVKLKKELTEFNLSDIYEIYQYHEESIFRPVRLNDLPGICDMPATLVSGQPLYLSIGEAENRNYTKCVLIKGPKPNSLRFDFYTDTIYRNNEIKAVNKDTQVEFRDSLITPWRTISCTGTAIGLHAFSELNLKLTEPLTDAPPVNVKPGKVFRVPVNTQGGLDGIELAKRMNFQYIMFDAGWYGAEFRTTSDPTQTIPELDLPKVIAYGQSKGIGVILYVNYVGLKAKLDTILPLYKKWGVSGLKFGFVDGGTQKGLSWLDSAMQKVNDYGFILNVHDHYKPTGLSRRYPYQLSQEGIRGDENSPDAFHNTVLPYTRYLAGPADFTFCYPNATNAFSKNLKVSKAQQLALTVVYFDPLQAIFWYGKPQDYNTDDPDLGFFKSVPTVWDESHYLQGEIGKSISVARRKKDVWYLGSASGLTPLTTHLNLNFLKKHFTYTATIYEDDGKNGIRISTRKVTSKDQLVVDIAEKSGQAVIICPNEHQ
- a CDS encoding YciE/YciF ferroxidase family protein, whose translation is MRTKSSQPETTTEVQESALNELFLDELKDIYWAEKHLAKALVKMAKAATSDELRQAIENHRGETENHITRLEDVFESIGEKAAAKKCPAMEGLIEEGQEIIKDTEDGSITRDAGLISSAQKVEHYEIASYGTLRTLALTLGYNEAADLLEATLKEEKTCDELLTQIAESWINQEASTEKE
- a CDS encoding alginate lyase family protein, translating into MNTNKLNNVMIAMTKKIFAAGAVLWFCCFLSIYATAQTKTFIHPGVLHTFKEFGQLKKTVDHKIEPGYSSYLLLRSNPAAAANYRMNGPYKVIARDGEYAWTKPKMEADFSAAYLNAIMWMVTGDKAHAKTSLHILEAYADTLKTIPSTNDSPLLAGLEGFKIIYTAEVLHYTYKDMDAVQLAKITSMITTVFLPVMDGFYNTKPYTNGNWGAIVTKAYIAAAIFLDNRPMYNKAIDFYYNGNDNGSLKNYISGKTGQLQESGRDQGHSQLGIGALATTCEEAWQQGDDLYAALENRLLKGFEYVARYNLGDDGVPFTTWHDITGKYSDWTTISAKGRGRFIPIYYMAYHHYVIRKGLKMPYTKQVIDKVGPEGFDRDQPAFGTFLFSVN
- a CDS encoding SPFH domain-containing protein, whose product is MESYVPLLIIVFIALIILSTSFVTIRQGTVGVITVFGKYRRVLMPGLNFKVPFIEQIYARISIQNRSVELEFQAVTVDQANVYFKAMLLYSVLDQQEETIKNVAFKFVDDRNLMQALIRTVEGSIRAFVATKRQSDVLILRRDIVEHVKEQLDQILESWGYHLQDLQLNDITFDDVIMKSMSQVVASNNLKAAAENEGQALLITKTKGAEAEGNAIKIAAEAERQAAQLRGQGIALFREEVAKGMTVAAKEMQEANMDTSVILFTMWTEAIKHFSENSQGNVIFLDGSADSMQRTMKEMMSLDQLHVDRLGKKK
- a CDS encoding C40 family peptidase produces the protein MKKFTLVIALFFSVLAAQAQTKTVPNQAPDKSDDQESLAKDYMSQIMGVALNATSNVKLFQFVYDWIGTPYRFGGSSKKGIDCSAFTKELYEKVFNLDIKRNSRDIFSMVTPVAKDDLKEGDLMFFKIHSRSITHVGIYLGSGRFAHASSKGVAISNIDDSYYSRYFYRGGRMLASFKNELTSGPSAEDKNTNN
- the ku gene encoding non-homologous end joining protein Ku — protein: MRSIWKGSIGFGLVSIPVKLYSAVQKSSLDLDMLDSRDHSRIRFQRVNEHTHKEVPYEKIVKGYKMDDDYVILEERDFEDASPEKSKNIEIESFVNIDEVNPMYYETSYYAEPDTKSNKAYALLMQAMTKSKKAGLARFVLRSTENLCIVHPVNNVMVITRIRFAQEIRSTEDLNVPKSVEVTKKELDMGLALINQYSEKFDVSKFKDDYHDELLKIIHAKAKGKRPTIKKLKPHKTKSDDLYDQLMQSLSAKKGA